The Streptomyces sp. Mut1 genome window below encodes:
- a CDS encoding glycoside hydrolase family 13 protein: MTPRTTEWWRHAAIYQVYPRSFADGNGDGTGDLAGVRSRLGYLQRLGVEAIWFSPWYLTPMADAGYDVTDFRRIDPRFGTLAEAEKLIGEAHELGIRIIVDIVPNHVSNEHAWFEAALQSPPGSPERDLFWFREGRGEHGELPPNEWQSIFGGPAWTRLPDGQWYLHLFAPEQPDLNWRSPLVRAEYEDVLRFWFDRGVDGIRVDSAAMCSKDPALPDYDHSVFPHPHPYVDLDENHDIYRGWRAVADSYAEPRALIGEVWLADPVRFAHYLRPDELHTAFNFDFLGCRWDAAALRACIDQTLAAHADVGAPSTWVLSNHDVTRHVTRYGRPDTSTAGGIRQYNPVVDEDLGRHRARAAALLTMALPGAVYIYQGDELGLPEAEGIPADRRDDPIYHRTNGEDPGRDGCRVPLPWSGGQEPYGFSPDTEAGPWLPQPASWAQLSVAAQENDPDSMLNLYRRALALRAAEPALGDGPVTWLDFPPGVLAFTRGDDFACVVNLSATPAELPEHVRVLITSHPLSDGLLPPDGSAWLRTA; the protein is encoded by the coding sequence ATGACCCCGCGCACCACCGAATGGTGGCGTCACGCAGCCATCTACCAGGTCTACCCGCGCAGTTTCGCCGACGGAAACGGCGACGGCACAGGCGACCTGGCCGGCGTGCGCTCCCGGCTGGGCTACCTCCAGCGCCTGGGCGTCGAGGCCATCTGGTTCTCCCCCTGGTACCTGACCCCCATGGCGGACGCCGGCTACGACGTCACCGACTTCCGGCGGATCGACCCCCGCTTCGGCACCCTCGCCGAAGCCGAGAAGCTCATCGGCGAAGCCCACGAGCTGGGCATCCGCATCATCGTCGACATCGTCCCCAACCACGTCTCCAACGAGCACGCCTGGTTCGAGGCGGCCCTCCAGTCCCCACCCGGCTCACCGGAACGCGACCTGTTCTGGTTCCGCGAGGGCCGCGGCGAGCACGGCGAACTGCCGCCCAACGAGTGGCAGTCCATCTTCGGCGGCCCTGCCTGGACCCGTCTTCCCGACGGCCAGTGGTACCTGCACCTCTTCGCTCCCGAACAGCCCGACCTCAACTGGCGCAGCCCCCTCGTACGCGCCGAGTACGAGGATGTCCTGCGCTTCTGGTTCGACCGCGGCGTAGACGGCATCCGAGTCGACTCGGCCGCCATGTGCAGCAAGGATCCCGCGCTGCCCGATTACGACCACAGCGTCTTCCCCCACCCCCATCCCTACGTCGACCTCGACGAGAACCACGACATCTACCGAGGCTGGCGGGCCGTGGCCGACTCCTACGCCGAGCCCCGCGCGCTGATCGGAGAGGTCTGGCTGGCCGACCCCGTCCGGTTCGCCCACTACCTGCGCCCCGACGAACTGCACACCGCCTTCAATTTCGACTTCCTCGGATGCCGCTGGGACGCGGCTGCCCTGCGCGCGTGCATCGACCAGACCCTTGCGGCCCACGCGGATGTGGGCGCCCCCAGCACCTGGGTGCTGTCCAACCACGACGTCACCCGGCACGTCACCCGCTACGGCCGTCCCGACACCAGCACCGCCGGCGGCATCCGCCAGTACAACCCGGTCGTCGACGAGGACCTCGGCCGCCACCGTGCACGCGCCGCGGCTCTCCTCACCATGGCCCTCCCCGGAGCCGTCTACATCTACCAGGGCGACGAACTCGGCCTCCCGGAAGCCGAGGGCATCCCCGCGGACCGGCGCGACGACCCGATCTACCACCGTACGAACGGCGAAGACCCCGGCCGCGACGGCTGCCGCGTCCCGCTGCCGTGGAGCGGCGGCCAGGAGCCCTACGGTTTCAGCCCCGACACGGAGGCCGGCCCCTGGCTGCCGCAGCCGGCCTCCTGGGCACAGCTCAGTGTCGCCGCTCAGGAGAACGACCCCGACTCCATGCTGAACCTCTACCGAAGGGCCCTCGCCCTGCGCGCGGCGGAACCCGCCCTCGGTGACGGACCGGTGACGTGGCTCGACTTCCCGCCGGGAGTCCTCGCCTTCACCCGCGGGGACGACTTCGCGTGCGTCGTCAACCTGTCCGCGACTCCGGCCGAACTCCCCGAGCACGTCCGGGTACTCATCACCTCTCACCCCCTCAGCGACGGACTCCTGCCGCCCGACGGCAGCGCCTGGCTCCGCACCGCCTGA